TACGAGAAATATAATTATACCTTAAGGTTGCCATTGAAAGACTGAGCTGCTACGGTTGACATAGATATAAAAATTGATGTAAAGAAATAccaaaatgaaaagaaagaaaatttcaGATAAAAATGATTATGGAATTAAGACCCTAGGGTTTATTTGGAGAATGTTTGGATCATTTGCCAAAATGTTTCTCCAGAAAATGGGTGTGGGTTTTACGGCTTTTTAATGGGCCCAATAACgcatcattttttttaagttaatatttaataattaagaacttaatgcaTTTAGTCATGTTTTTTTTCGActtaagaaacaaaaataaccgtcaattacctattttttacttaatacattcagacattatttatatattcagtttcttaatacattcagcacttcatgactaaaaaaaagaacGACCCCTAACACATGTAATCCAAAGCCGGTTTTGACCAATTTTGGTTTCGTCTTTTTTTCCAGTTTCGCCCACGAGTCCACGACTATATATGACTGGGTATTTACTATAATGTTTTTTGACGAGGACCGAACATTAAACCTAACTAATAGCCTGTTCGCAATTCAAACGTTAGGATTGGACCGAAACCCGACCCTTagattaacaaatatatataaaaataaaataaatctagtaaagatattttatattatataccgGATAATGAAACATAAACAAATGTTTTGGAGGTATTAATCCCTTTATTTAACAGGTTTTGAGTTCGGTTCTAATTGCAAAcgttatttttctttaattttttcattaaatGACGGGTCATGCTTTCGAAACTCACTTCCTACgaaattttttcaatatatgttaatGTTTAACAGACCGGTTACAAAAGAattaatctttttcttcttaGTGATGGATCGGTTTGGTTTCCAAAACACGCATATATATCTGATTCTCACATTACAAAACCATTATGATGGCcaatattttgttaattaagttTCTCTAAAAAGCAAGTACAACGGCAATAATATTGGTTCAATCGGTGAGGCCTTAGCCATCTAAAAGTTATGAGCTTTTTTCTCTTTGAAATGAAGTATTTACTTTCCAAGAGTACAATCTTACTTGGTAAAACCTTGTATACAAACCAATCGAATGTTGAAACTTTTTTGCTAAAAATTTATCTATTATTgaaatttcttattttaatgtttaacgagagtaagtactcgTGCGTtgtgacggtgagatggtggggtgataggtcataaagtgttatagccaaatgccttaaccataCGGGTTCCGacatcagatttaaaaattcgtcaaaagtatatcaaatgacatctctaatgaaagagcatgcaattttaagaacacccatataatttttataatttatcgatgtacggtttttaagataaaagattttgaatgaattggaggaataaatgatttatggaattgagaaaaaaatgattggttgagatttgagtagagagaaaagattatatagttattttagataaatatagcaTCGATAGGTGGgcattttgagaaagtaaatattgaaacttaaaatttaaacagagtttttttgctttataatatagtatagaagataaAAGTAAGGTGGTGTATGGCGGTTATGccaatatatattcattcattcatgaaTGTCCAAACAGTAAATCTGGTTACATTAAGATCTCATACTCTCTCTATGCTAAACTTGGTAAAAGATTATCTATAATTGAAATTTTCTTGACATGGCAATGTTATCGATTGAGCAACAGTTATCATCTTAAACAAAATTTGAAGACACAGGAATTTTTTTGCATTAAATAAGCTAGAAAAATAAGCTTTTTATAAGTACATCATTCTAATATGCAAAACTAACTGTAATGAAAAAGGTTTAGGTCCCAATGAACCAAGTTAGTGAGTTACTCCCATTTTTTACATGGACCTCTCTTGGACCGGGAGCACAAGACTGTATGCGGGAATAATTGTTTAAATGCAATGATGTATCATGCTAAACAATGACGAGAAAGAGCCAGATAAGCATACGAAATCATAacaagaaagaataaaaaagcaATATAGGAAAGGACATCAACTTTATTGTCTAACATCAGAAAAAAGTTGGTTAAAACTAAGACCTGATGACCACGCAATTAGTCATAGCAGACTCGGCCATCCAGGAAACTCTACCAGAACTATGCAATAAGTTACCATATTTGCTGGACCTAATAAACTAAATACTACAACTtcttatataaaactaaaaagccAGAGATAGGACCTGGAAAATTTAAGAACATAAAACCAACTATGGGCTATCACTTTTCGGTTATACTCTTTTGTACAATCCTCATCATTTGGTTGTTGCAGTTTCATTTGCGACCGCGTGCTACAAAAACTTCCTCCAGCTTTGGAGTTTGCATCACATGGATCTCATCATATGGCTTTGCTTGTTTCACGTCGACATATCCTCCAGTTTTCAGAACCTGCATCATTAATTCATATATCAAAACACCCCAGGATTACTGACTTCGAACAAACTAATGTGCCGTAGATGTTTAGAAGTTATGGTTATGTGTCAGAAATACAGCAGATGCTGCTTACCAGTATCTGATAGAAAAACCTTGCGCTTTCTTTCTTAGTTTTCTGTTTCAAGATCTGGGACAACTTTAGAGCTCCCTCTTCTCCTCTTTCtttcaaacatacaaaataaCCATGCATGCGACGCGCAATGCTTCTATACGCCACCAAAAACAGATCTTATAGAGGTTTAAAAGAAGGAATAATATCAAAAGAATTCTGAAATAACATAAAACTTACTTTGTAACAGCTGACCACTTTTCTGCAGTGAGGACTATAGAGTGGCAGATAACATATcaaaaaaggaaaatataaCTTAATTAGATCTGTAAAGAACGTGAGATGCAAAATGCAGGAGGCTTTACAAAGTAACAAACTGGAAAACTAAATAGTTACATACAGTTTTCTTGATTGCTTTCAcccaaagcacttggtccctgAAATTGGTTTAGAGACAATAATAAGCATCAGAACATTGCTAAACACTGAACTATATTTCAAAAAGATATGTGAATATTGCAAGAAAATGTTTGCATTCAATAATAGCTGGTAGAAGGCGGTTTCAACCATTTATCTAAAAAATTGTTCGATttgggttgtatatatatataatttatataacaaTGACTGACTTTATTTCCCATGTAATCTGAGATCGACTGTGAAGCTCTAAATATTCAAAGAGAAGTAGTAGATGACCTCTTCCAACTGAACCTCGTCCATATCTACACCAACGACTCGACGGTAGTCTCTTTCTACAGTCTCGGATGAACTAGCCGGTCCCGCTTGACTGGCCAAGGACTTCGCATGGACCTCATGGAATCTCAATGATGTCGATCGGGTTACTGGCGTTGAGGGAGCAATGGTTTCTTCTTCTCTTTCCTCAGAAACTTTGTTCATGTTCAGGGGCGTTGAGGGAGCAATGGTTTCTTCTCTTTCCTCAGAAACTTTGTTCATGTTCAGGGGCATTAATTCAGTAACTTTTGGATCCGGTTCCCTTGTCTCCTCAACTTCTTCCAGCACCAGCTCTTTCGTGGAAATAACTGACCTGAGATCCGATGGAAAATCTGCACTGACTGAAGAAGAGCTAAGGATTACTAAATATGGTGCTTCAAATATTTTGGCAATAAACAAAAGTTATTAAATATTTGCCGTACAATCAGTAACAAAGGTAGAAAATTCAGACTGATCCTTCATCGCATCATAAGAATGTCAAATTAAGTAGAGAAGAAGAAAACTTACTGGCAACTATAGGTTCCAGAAAATAATCAGTAGACCTACGTTGCTTCCAAGCATGAAGAGAAGATGTAATCCTCCTTTTGCATACTAGGTCACTTGCATCCTCAAGCCAGTCTCTATATACACTGCCAGATTAAATGGAAGACCATTAAAGTTTCTATGACCTATGCCAATGGAGGTCTTCGATCTAACAGAAGAGTTCTTTGGTTTGGAGAACCGGTTGCACGGTCTCTTCTTTGTGCCTCATCGGTTTATTTGGCCACTTAACCGAAAAACTGATCAAGGGAGTGGCGTCCATTGGGTGGATGTTCgtgtatataaaataaagagtTCAAGGACGACATTAcaataacaaaatttttatatctttctttcatttatgccaaaaaatattaataataataaaaaaaattcaaagcgTGCACGTGTGTCACTAAAAGAAAAGGTTGACATCACTCACTCATTAGGAATCTTTCTCGGTTCATCAAAAACACATTTGCGTTTCCTTGGGAGCCTAACTTCATTCATGGGAGCTGGGGTACGGACAGCCACACAATCTGATTTGTGTTCACCTGCATTTAAGAATCTGTTCATTAATGCAAAGCCTGTGATGACGACAAGTTAATCTAATTGGAGACATATATTACCTAAAACAACTGGAGCCTTTGACTGAGGGGTCACGTCAATGGTAACCGACACTTGACATTTGTCTGGACTAGGTTTGAGAATTATGTTATCAGCGGATGTCAGTTCCAAAACAACTGTTTGCCCAGTTGTACTGTCTTCAACAGGATGCATATGTGAAGTTTCACCATCCTCAAATATTATATCTGGGATATTTATATTAGTACATTCTGGCTCTTGCTCAATAAAGGGTTTTACAGGGACATCTTCGTCATCAGTTTCATCGAGCACCATGGGATCCAGGCATTCCTCCAGTGAAAATCTATGACGAAACTTCTCAGCACTTTTTTCCGAGTTACTTGGGTTAAAGCTGCAAAGGTGGACACAAAGACTTGAACGTATGTAAAATAAATGCAGTTGCTACTGAAATAAAACATTGTTACATACTTTGTAGCCATAGCCGAAGTAGAAGTGGAAGCATGGTCAGAAAATCGAGCATATGCATCCCCATGCTGCTGGAAGATTAACATACCACATTTAACTTCAATGAACTTGAACTATATACCATGCAAATcattaaattaaacataactTTATATGTACCTTGCCATAATTATGATGCCTTGTTTGGACATTTTCCCATGCATCTATTATATGAAAAGTCATACGATTAGGCTAAACTTAAAACACCCTTTAAATTATGCTAAAATAATGCATACACTTAAAAGCTTACCATTAAGCACAAGCTCCAAATGGGGTCTCACGTGGTCACTGTGATATCACAGAAACAGACAGGATggttaaaaaagttacaaaaatggACAGCAATGAACAAATTATAAAGGATTTGTAACTTACTTGCTGCTATCATCTTCCACGATTTCCAGATCAAATGCGTCTAGTTCAAAAGTTTCTGGCATGCTGATTGAAGAGAATTGTGCACGCATAGCTTCAATAAAAGTATTGGATTTCTTTTTACTAGAAAATTCCGATACAGGCACGTCTACAGTGTTTTGTTTGGATCTATGTCCTGAAGATTCAGGTAAGCACATACCCGTGACATTAACAGTATCTTTTCTCCTCCCCTCAAAATATAATTGAATTTCATTCATGCTTCTATTGCTGTCGACCAGCAGATACTCAACCTTCTTTGCGTATATCCTTGCCACTCCAAGTAGAAGAAATCCTAATATTCTATATGTTACAACAGAAATTTGGTCCACCaatatgttatctgaatcattTGCAACACAAAAAGAAGTAAGTCGGTAATGTTACTAGATAACAACAAAAGGACTAAACAAATGGCACCATGACATATATTGAACATTGAATGATTGAAGTACAATAGAAATACGTGTTTCCTAACACAATGTGTCGTTTGCagttgttttcattttcatggAACAACATATAATCTTAACAATCAGATAATCACATGTATTAATTATCTGAAAATAGCATGTAAATATGCCAACAGTTTTAGTTTCTTTGCATTAGCAAATCAAGAAACTCTTACCATATACACATCCTCTTACGTCGTATACAGTAACCTCAAATTTCGATGGCAGATCCTTTAAGGAAACTCACTTATAAACAGTTAGCAACACAAGCCCATGTAAGAAGATCAACACTCTAAAAGAAACCCAAAAACATCTTAACTCaatcattatttttctaaataaaCTAGCCCCTGAtctaac
The Erigeron canadensis isolate Cc75 chromosome 2, C_canadensis_v1, whole genome shotgun sequence DNA segment above includes these coding regions:
- the LOC122589044 gene encoding sister chromatid cohesion 1 protein 2-like isoform X1, with amino-acid sequence MVIHKQLSMGKKSKELENVWMAAHFPKRIKKELVHYTNIISSVDNILVDQISVVTYRILGFLLLGVARIYAKKVEYLLVDSNRSMNEIQLYFEGRRKDTVNVTGMCLPESSGHRSKQNTVDVPVSEFSSKKKSNTFIEAMRAQFSSISMPETFELDAFDLEIVEDDSSNDHVRPHLELVLNDAWENVQTRHHNYGKQHGDAYARFSDHASTSTSAMATNFNPSNSEKSAEKFRHRFSLEECLDPMVLDETDDEDVPVKPFIEQEPECTNINIPDIIFEDGETSHMHPVEDSTTGQTVVLELTSADNIILKPSPDKCQVSVTIDVTPQSKAPVVLGEHKSDCVAVRTPAPMNEVRLPRKRKCVFDEPRKIPNDVYRDWLEDASDLVCKRRITSSLHAWKQRRSTDYFLEPIVAISADFPSDLRSVISTKELVLEEVEETREPDPKVTELMPLNMNKVSEEREETIAPSTPLNMNKVSEEREEETIAPSTPVTRSTSLRFHEVHAKSLASQAGPASSSETVERDYRRVVGVDMDEVQLEEGPSALGESNQENFLTAEKWSAVTKSIARRMHGYFVCLKERGEEGALKLSQILKQKTKKESARFFYQILVLKTGGYVDVKQAKPYDEIHVMQTPKLEEVFVARGRK
- the LOC122589044 gene encoding sister chromatid cohesion 1 protein 2-like isoform X2, with translation MVIHKQLSMGKKSKELENVWMAAHFPKRIKKELVHYTNIISSVDNILVDQISVVTYRILGFLLLGVARIYAKKVEYLLVDSNRSMNEIQLYFEGRRKDTVNVTGMCLPESSGHRSKQNTVDVPVSEFSSKKKSNTFIEAMRAQFSSISMPETFELDAFDLEIVEDDSSNDHVRPHLELVLNDAWENVQTRHHNYGKHGDAYARFSDHASTSTSAMATNFNPSNSEKSAEKFRHRFSLEECLDPMVLDETDDEDVPVKPFIEQEPECTNINIPDIIFEDGETSHMHPVEDSTTGQTVVLELTSADNIILKPSPDKCQVSVTIDVTPQSKAPVVLGEHKSDCVAVRTPAPMNEVRLPRKRKCVFDEPRKIPNDVYRDWLEDASDLVCKRRITSSLHAWKQRRSTDYFLEPIVAISADFPSDLRSVISTKELVLEEVEETREPDPKVTELMPLNMNKVSEEREETIAPSTPLNMNKVSEEREEETIAPSTPVTRSTSLRFHEVHAKSLASQAGPASSSETVERDYRRVVGVDMDEVQLEEGPSALGESNQENFLTAEKWSAVTKSIARRMHGYFVCLKERGEEGALKLSQILKQKTKKESARFFYQILVLKTGGYVDVKQAKPYDEIHVMQTPKLEEVFVARGRK